The sequence AATCACCGGGCTCCATTCTCAAAAGATTAACAATAGCAGTCCCGCGGGAGTAACGCCCAGCTTCCGGTATCTCGTAAACTTTAAGCGCATACGCTCTGCCCCGCCTCGTGAAGAAAAGCATGGTATCGTGATTTGACGCTATGAACAGGTTTGACACGAAGTCGGTTTCCGTTGTGGTCATTGCGGTTATGCCTTTTCCACCGCGCCGCTGAGCACGATAAGAGGATATGGGTGTTCTCTTTATGTATCCGCCCCGAGTAACTGAGACCACCATCTCCTCATCAGCTATTATGTCTTCGATATTAATTTCAGATTCAGCATCGATAATCTCCGTTCTTCTCTCATCTGCATACTCAGCCTTTATCTCCCTCAATTCATCGGAAAGGATTTGAAGCACTCTTCTTGGTTTCGCCAATATGTCCTCATAATCTGCTATCTTTCTTTTCAGTTCATCCAGCTCAGCAAGTATTTTTGCCTGCTCAAGCGATGTTAACCGCGAAAGCTTCATGTCAAGAATCGCCTGTGCCTGCGTCTCAGTCAGTGAAAGCTTGCTTATGAGCGCTGACTTGGCACTCTGAACATCCTTGCTTCCTCTTATTATGGAGATAACGAGGTCAATGTTCTCAAGAGCCACCTTCAGACCTTCAAGTATGTGTGCTCTTTCGCGTGCTCGCTCGAGTCTATACCTCGTCCGGCGAAGGATCACCTGCTGCCTGTGCTCGATGAAAGCATTAAGAAGCTCTTTAAGACCCATCACCTTCGGTCGTCCGTTCCTTAGCGCAAGGAATATTATTCCGAAACTCGTTTGAAGCCTCGTTAGCTTGTAGAGTTTATTTATCACGACCTCTGGCACCTCGCCTCGCTTCAATTCTATAACTACTCGCAGCCCCTCACGGTCAGACTCGTCCCTTATATCAGCTATCTCCGACAGGCGCCCCGACTGAACGAGCTGCGCTATATGGGCTATAAGCTGTGCTTTGTTAACCTGGAACGGCAACTCGGTTATTATAATCTTATCCCTGGTTCCCTTCTGGCCATGCTCAAGGTGCATTCTTGCCCGAAGTGTTATTATCCCGCGGCCAGTGCGGTAAGCCTCGACTATACCCTCCCTGCCAACGATTATCCCGGCAGTAGGAAAGTCAGGACCGGGCAGATAATTCATCAACTGCTCCACATCAGCGTCTGGATTCTCTATGAAAAAAAGCAACGCATCGATAACCTCGCCAAGATTGTGAGGCGGGATGTTTGTCGCCATTCCTACCGCTATACCCGATGCACCATTAACCAGTAGATTGGGGAATTTACCTGGCAGATATAGCGGTTCAGAAAGCGTATTATCGTAGTTTGGAGCGAAATCCACTGTCTGCTCGTTGATATCGGCGAGAAGCTCCTCAGCCAGCTTTTCCATTCTGACCTCAGTATAACGCATAGCAGCAGGAGCATCGCCATCTATAGAGCCAAAGTTGCCCTGTCCATCTATCAATGTGTATCGCATCGAGAACGGCTGCGCCATCCGCACTATGGCGTCGTAAATAGCCTCACCACCGTGGGGATGATACTTACCCATAACATCACCAACCACACGCGCAGACTTTTTATACGGTTTATTGTGGGTGTTGCCCATCTCAAACATGGCGTAAAGGATTCGCCTCTGGACCGGCTTGAGCCCATCACGAACATCTGGAAGTGCACGGCCAACGATGGTGCTCATCGCATAGTCAAGATAGGAATGGCGCATCTCTTCTTCTATATCGACGGGCAAGATTCGCTGTTTGTCATCCGCTGCGCTCACCTTAACCCTCCAAATTTGAGCGTGATAAACCTAACCAAATTTGTTAACTATATCCTTTAACTCGTTTATTTTCCAAACATTAACATATTAAATATAATCATTTTTCTGAAAAATAAATCCATCATCAATGCCACCACAGCGGCAACGGCGTATTCACCAGTGTGAGATATGCTCACATCAACACTAATCACCTTTTTAGCAACATTCTCTGGCAAAACGAGCTTGGGTTTTCCCGATTCTTCGTGCATTATGCTTATCTTCTTTGGGCTTATCCGCCCAAAAACCTTGATGCAGGCTTCTTTTGCAGCCCACATTCCCGCAAGATGAGGCGAAGGGTCGGCTTTGCGGTTTAAATAATTGATCTCATCCTCCGAAAAAATCCGTTTCACAAACCTATCCCCATAAAGCTCATAGAGTTTCCTTATTCTTTCTATCTTCTCGATATCCACACCAACAGCAACCCTCATTTCCCCTCCAGTGTTAGTTCATTCTCAAAAACTTCCCTTAAAAAGTTAGCCAACTCAGCAGGACGCATATCTGAGTAATTCTCGTATGCTATCGGTTTCCCAATCAAAATTCTAACTCTTGACGGCGAAATTCTTATAGCACCTCTCGGAAGGATGTTTCTGCTGCCAAAAATTCTTACAGGAATTATGGTTGACCTGGCAACTCTTGCTGGTCTAAGAGCGGATGGGTGAAATTTACCTATGGTTCCATCCGTGGACCGCGTTCCCTCAGGGAAAATAGCGACTCTGCCGCCTTTCATCAGTTCTTCTGCGACAATGTTAAATCTGCGAAGCTCCTCACGGCTTGGTCTGCGCCCGACAAAAAATGTCCCGAGCTGTCTCATCCACAGCCCAAGAAGCGGGACCCTCAAAAGGCTTTCCCGGGCAATGAATTTTGCGCGTTCGTCAACGAAGCCCATAACGAGAGGTATGTCAAAAAAGCTCTGATGGTTTATGATGTAGACGATATTACCGGCATCGCGAATAAGGTTTTCGCGCCCGTGAACGATGACGGTAGAACCGCTAAGATAAACGACAAACCTTCCCCACACTTTGGCAAGAAATCGCAATACTTTCTCGCGAGCCGCTTTACCAAAAATTATTCCCACAATAACCAAAAACGCAAATGGAATGAGTGTAGCAATGAAAGTGATTAAAAACAGCACCGCATAAATTATCGTGAAAACCATCGTGGAAATTCTTTTAGGCAAGTTCCCCATCGCTAACCTTACACTAATTCGGATTCGTACTGCTGAAGCATGTATATCTCGTAGTAATAGCCCTTTTTCTCTATTAGCTCTTGATGAGTACCCACCTCAATTATTCTTCCTCTGTCGAGCACAACAATAAGGTCCGCATCCTGAAGTGTTGTTACTCTGTGCGATATGAAAAGCGTTGTTTTCCCTTGGCGAAACTCCTTCAGATTATGAAAAATTTTGTTTTCGGTTTCGGTGTCAACAGCGGAGAGGGCATCATCAAGAATGAGAATCGGTGGGTCTAAAAGCAGTGCTCTCGCTATCGCAAGCCTTTGTTTCTGACCACCAGACAATGTCACCCCTCGCTCTCCAACCATTGAATTATAGCCATCGGGAAATGTTCTAACATCAACATCAAGCTCTGCTATTTTAGCAGCTCTTATAGCTTCCTCATCCGTCGCATCCGGACGACCAAACTTTATGTTTTCCATTATAGTATCGGAGAAAATGTAGCCATCCTGCGGAACCAGTCCGATACTTCCTCGAAGCGCATTGAGATCGTATTTCCTCACATCCACTCCATCCACGAAAACTGTTCCTTCTGGCGGGTCATAAAGTCGGGGGATAAGCGATATTAATGTCGTCTTCCCCGAACCGGTTCTTCCCGTTATCGCGATAAACATTCCCTCATCTATTTTCAAATTTATGTCCTCAAGAGCAGGTGGCAGATAGTCCTCATAGCGGAATGTAAGATTTCTAAACACTATCTCTCCGCGCACCTTTTCGGGTTTATAAGCATCAGGAGGAGAAACTATGGCAGGTTTGCGCTTCATAACATCCATTATTCTCTCAAGCGATGCTTTACCTCGCTGATAAAGGTTAACGACCCATCCGAGAGCTATCATGGGCCATATCATAAGCCCGAGGTAGCTATTGAAAGCGACGAAGTCACCCATGCTCATCTTCATTAGAATGACTTTCGTTCCTCCGACAAGCAGGATAAGCGCGAAAACCATTCCCACCACAAATCCTATCGACGGTTCAAGGAGTCCAGAAATTATAAGCATTCTTATGTTCTTTTTTACGAAATCCCAGCTTCTTTCTCTGAAGCGCTCAGTTTCCGCTTCCTCTCGAGCATAGGTTTTTATTATCCTTATTCCGCTTATAGCCTCGCGGGCGAAATCAGTAAGCGACGCGAACGCAGCTTGAACCTCTTTAAAGCGCTTTCTCATTATGTTTCCGAAATAACCCACCACAAAAGATAGCACAAGCATCGGCGGCACGATGTAAGCGGTAAGATTTGCGTTTATTATCAGCATCATGGAAATTGAGGCGACAAGAAGAATAGCAGTATCTATAAGCGAGGCGGTCCCCATGCCGACCATCATCCTTACGGAATTAAGGTCATTGGTGGCTAATGCCATAAGATTTCCCACCTTGTTTTTTGCGAACCAGCCGGGCTCAAGCGAGATAAGATGCTTGTAAAAATCGTGCCTGAACCTCATCTCCATGCGGCGGGAGATGCCTATTATGAGGTATCGCCAGAAAAAACGCGATATTACGATTCCAATGGTCAGAAGCAATATTATTCCAGCCAACTTAAGTAAGAATTTTGGGGTGGCAAAACCGAGGGCAAGCCTGTCTACTCCCACGCGCACTATTCGCGGGATAACTATCTGGAGCCCATCGACCACAAGAAGGGATAGCACACCCAGCCAGAATACTCGCCCCTCACCAGAAAGGTAGGGTCGCAATGTTTTATAAATTTTTAACATGGTAAAATATTATTAATTAAATAGTATTTATCAAAAGTTCCAACGCAATATTATTGAAAAAGCTCGACGACAATTTTCGCTGCCCTTCCCGCAGCCCCTTTCGGTCCAAGCAAATCTCTCAGGGAAAGTAACTTTTTGCGCAATCGCATGTTCTTCTCACGGTCGCTTAGGAGTTCATCGACTGCCTTTATAACCTTCCACCTTGGGATTCGCTGAATAAACTCTGGCAAAACTTCCTCGCCGGCTATTATGTTCGCTATGGCGAAATATCTCGTTTTTATGAGTAGTCGTCCGAGATACCAAGAAAGCGGGTCAACCCTGTACACCACCACCGCTGGCAGCCCTAAAAGCATGGCCTCAAGAACTGCCGTACCAGATGCTATCAGCCCTGCATCCGCATAAGCCATGGCTGAATAGGTAAGACCATCCACGGTAACCACAAAATCTGGCAAACTTATTTTCTCAAAAAGCCCTTTAACATTTCGCGCAACAGGAATCACGCCAATAAGTTCCTTATGCTTAAGCCGC comes from bacterium and encodes:
- the gyrA gene encoding DNA gyrase subunit A, encoding MRHSYLDYAMSTIVGRALPDVRDGLKPVQRRILYAMFEMGNTHNKPYKKSARVVGDVMGKYHPHGGEAIYDAIVRMAQPFSMRYTLIDGQGNFGSIDGDAPAAMRYTEVRMEKLAEELLADINEQTVDFAPNYDNTLSEPLYLPGKFPNLLVNGASGIAVGMATNIPPHNLGEVIDALLFFIENPDADVEQLMNYLPGPDFPTAGIIVGREGIVEAYRTGRGIITLRARMHLEHGQKGTRDKIIITELPFQVNKAQLIAHIAQLVQSGRLSEIADIRDESDREGLRVVIELKRGEVPEVVINKLYKLTRLQTSFGIIFLALRNGRPKVMGLKELLNAFIEHRQQVILRRTRYRLERARERAHILEGLKVALENIDLVISIIRGSKDVQSAKSALISKLSLTETQAQAILDMKLSRLTSLEQAKILAELDELKRKIADYEDILAKPRRVLQILSDELREIKAEYADERRTEIIDAESEINIEDIIADEEMVVSVTRGGYIKRTPISSYRAQRRGGKGITAMTTTETDFVSNLFIASNHDTMLFFTRRGRAYALKVYEIPEAGRYSRGTAIVNLLRMEPGDSIASTVTTRGFDDGSNVFFVTRRGYVKRTPLSAFANARRRGVVAISVDRDDELIGCCLVNGEQNVLLVTAKGQSIRFPVSNVRIMGRSARGVMGIRLRGEDSVVAMVGIENPESTILFASENGFGKRTQIKEFRVQSRGGVGIKAMKVVPKTGKIIGAVEVDGDDEVVLVNSDGILIRIAVSEVPVMGRYTQGVRLIMLKPGQKLAGLAKVVEREKT
- the acpS gene encoding holo-ACP synthase, producing MRVAVGVDIEKIERIRKLYELYGDRFVKRIFSEDEINYLNRKADPSPHLAGMWAAKEACIKVFGRISPKKISIMHEESGKPKLVLPENVAKKVISVDVSISHTGEYAVAAVVALMMDLFFRKMIIFNMLMFGK
- a CDS encoding 1-acyl-sn-glycerol-3-phosphate acyltransferase, with translation MGNLPKRISTMVFTIIYAVLFLITFIATLIPFAFLVIVGIIFGKAAREKVLRFLAKVWGRFVVYLSGSTVIVHGRENLIRDAGNIVYIINHQSFFDIPLVMGFVDERAKFIARESLLRVPLLGLWMRQLGTFFVGRRPSREELRRFNIVAEELMKGGRVAIFPEGTRSTDGTIGKFHPSALRPARVARSTIIPVRIFGSRNILPRGAIRISPSRVRILIGKPIAYENYSDMRPAELANFLREVFENELTLEGK
- a CDS encoding ABC transporter ATP-binding protein, with amino-acid sequence MLKIYKTLRPYLSGEGRVFWLGVLSLLVVDGLQIVIPRIVRVGVDRLALGFATPKFLLKLAGIILLLTIGIVISRFFWRYLIIGISRRMEMRFRHDFYKHLISLEPGWFAKNKVGNLMALATNDLNSVRMMVGMGTASLIDTAILLVASISMMLIINANLTAYIVPPMLVLSFVVGYFGNIMRKRFKEVQAAFASLTDFAREAISGIRIIKTYAREEAETERFRERSWDFVKKNIRMLIISGLLEPSIGFVVGMVFALILLVGGTKVILMKMSMGDFVAFNSYLGLMIWPMIALGWVVNLYQRGKASLERIMDVMKRKPAIVSPPDAYKPEKVRGEIVFRNLTFRYEDYLPPALEDINLKIDEGMFIAITGRTGSGKTTLISLIPRLYDPPEGTVFVDGVDVRKYDLNALRGSIGLVPQDGYIFSDTIMENIKFGRPDATDEEAIRAAKIAELDVDVRTFPDGYNSMVGERGVTLSGGQKQRLAIARALLLDPPILILDDALSAVDTETENKIFHNLKEFRQGKTTLFISHRVTTLQDADLIVVLDRGRIIEVGTHQELIEKKGYYYEIYMLQQYESELV